The Ornithorhynchus anatinus isolate Pmale09 chromosome 1, mOrnAna1.pri.v4, whole genome shotgun sequence genome includes a window with the following:
- the LOC100076341 gene encoding actin, muscle-like, with the protein MDTPTLPALVMDNGSGNCRAGFAGTDVPQIVFPSVVSSPRLLSGGDRAGHGHSYVGSEAQQQRDILALRYPIERGIITHWEGLEQIWWHSYTLLGVVPGEHPVLLTERPLNISWNRERTAQILFETFHSPSLALAQQSVLALLASGLTTGLVMDSGDTLTIPVPVSEGWSLPQGILWVLFSGHDLTNYLAKMLSEKGGTPVADPVIMQDIKEKLCYVAWDVEQEKSRPVTSSSSYTLPDGQVLTLGRERFLCPETLFNPILMDYESSGVHEIIFHAIMKCDPAIRGTLFSHTVLCGGNTLFPGTMGRLQKEMAELVPHTADVQILALPERQLSAWCGGSALASLSSFGKRCISRQEYEKTGPAIVHQKTY; encoded by the coding sequence ATGGACACGCCTACACTCCCAGCCCTGGTCATGGATAATGGCTCAGGAAACTGCCGAGCTGGTTTTGCCGGGACCGATGTCCCCCAGATCGTATTCCCCTCTGTGGTGAGCAGTCCCAGGCTCCTCAGTGGAGGGGACAGAGCGGGTCACGGTCACAGCTAtgtgggaagtgaggcccagcagCAGAGAGACATCCTAGCTCTGAGGTACCCCATTGAAAGGGGCATCATCACTCACTGGGAGGGCTTGGAGCAAATCTGGTGGCACTCGTACACTCTGCTCGGGGTCGTGCCTGGGGAACACCCTGTCCTGCTCACAGAACGTCCCTTGAACATCTCGtggaacagggagaggacagcacagatCCTGTTTGAAACTTTTCACTCACCTTCCCTGGCTCTGGCCCAGCAGTCGGTCTTAGCTCTGTTGGCCTCGGGCCTCACCACGGGATTAGTGATGGATTCCGGTGATACGCTGACCATCCCCGTGCCCGTCTCTGAAGGCTGGTCTTTGCCCCAGGGCATTCTGTGGGTGTTATTCTCTGGCCATGACCTCACCAACTACCTGGCAAAGATGCTGTCTGAGAAGGGTGGCACCCCCGTGGCTGACCCAGTCATCATGCAGGACATCAAGGAGAAGCTGTGCTATGTGGCCTGGGATGTGGAGCAGGAGAAGAGCAGACcagtcacctcctcttcctcctacactCTGCCAGATGGTCAGgtcctcactctgggcagggaacggtttCTCTGCCCCGAAACTCTCTTTAATCCCATCCTAATGGACTATGAGTCCAGTGGGGTCCATGAAATTATATTCCATGCCATCATGAAGTGTGACCCTGCTATCCGTGGGACCCTGTTCTCCCACACTGTGCTGTGTGGGGGCAACACCCTGTTCCCAGGCACCATGGGGCGGCTGCAGAAGGAGATGGCTGAGCTGGTTCCCCACACGGCGGACGTccagatccttgctctgccaGAGCGGCAGCTGTCAGCCTGGTGTGGGGGATCAGCCctggcttccctctcctccttcgggAAGAGGTGCATCAGCAGGCAGGAGTATGAGAAGACCGGGCCAGCCATTGTCCACCAGAAGACCTACTAA